The following DNA comes from Methanobrevibacter oralis.
ATCAATAAGTTTTTTAAATTCATCACTTTCATTTTTAAGTTGTTCGGCTGCTGCTTTTAAGACTATTCTTGGTCTTTTTCCTCTTTTGGTTTTAATTGTTATTTCAGGTTTACCTGTAAGGGGGTGGTCAATATTATATACAGCATATTCAACATCAGGATTTTCCATTAGAATGTGTCTAAGTGCATTACAAACACCATGACTTTCATCTTTAACAATAAAAGTAAGTTCTAATGTTTTATCTTCTATTATTTCAATATTATCCATGTTATCAACCTTTAATAATTATTAATATAATTTTTAGAAATTTTGCGTTTCTCTTTTTTGTTACATGTATTACATTGAAGTTCACTATCTTTTTGGGTAGTGTGCATGTAATCTCTACAACGGGTACACATTGCTTTTAGCACTCCACAGTAATCATCAGTAGTACTTAAATCAACATTATCTCCAGTTATTTTAACGACTTTAGCTTCTATAATGTCTCCTATTTTAAAAGCATAAGAAAGTTTGTCTAAATAATCTTTTTTTGCTTGGGATATGTGAATAGATCCAATATATGGTAATGCTAAAGGCCTTGAATTATTTTTAATACATTCAATATTAACATTAGCTCTTTGTGGTTTGATATCACTTATTTGGCCATAAACGACATCTCCTTTTTTTAAGAGAGCTGGCTTTGCATCTCCTTCAACAGAAATAACCTTTCTTTTCTGATCAATTTTAACACTACCTAGTACTGAGGATTTAATTTCACCATCGTCATCATAAGTACCGTATCCTGGGAGGTATTGTTCGATTATTCCTAATTTCTCTCCAGGCATCACAATTTCTTCCTCTTTTATACTCATATTAAATTCACCAAAAAAAATTATTTAATATTATAATTATATGCATGTTCATATTTAAAACTATTTATAACGTTCATGGAATAAAATTTCGTCTAATTGGTAGTTTTCCCATTTTCGTTTATTCAATACAATTTCTAATTCTTGTGGGGTTATTAATGGCTTATTATACATTTGTGCATCATCAACAGCTATTCTTGGGCATGCACTAACAACAAAGGCATCTAGTTCTAAATAAGGTAACAGTATATCAGGATTAATATTGTCTATTAATAATATATATGCTTCCATTCCTTCATCTTCTAGTGTTTTTTTAATTTTTTTAGCTAATTTCATTCTATATTGGCCTTCTTTAGAAGATACGATAACACCCCACTTTTTAGCTTTGGATGCTTTAACAATTCTAGCAAAA
Coding sequences within:
- a CDS encoding exosome complex RNA-binding protein Csl4; the encoded protein is MSIKEEEIVMPGEKLGIIEQYLPGYGTYDDDGEIKSSVLGSVKIDQKRKVISVEGDAKPALLKKGDVVYGQISDIKPQRANVNIECIKNNSRPLALPYIGSIHISQAKKDYLDKLSYAFKIGDIIEAKVVKITGDNVDLSTTDDYCGVLKAMCTRCRDYMHTTQKDSELQCNTCNKKEKRKISKNYINNY
- a CDS encoding DNA-directed RNA polymerase subunit L; this translates as MDNIEIIEDKTLELTFIVKDESHGVCNALRHILMENPDVEYAVYNIDHPLTGKPEITIKTKRGKRPRIVLKAAAEQLKNESDEFKKLIDEEL